From the genome of Metallibacterium scheffleri:
CTGCTGCCGGCGGCGCTGCGCCTGCCGCCGCGCCAGGACGGCTTCGACGTGCGCAAGCTGCTGTGGATCTGGACGCTGATGATCTTCGTGTTCTTCAGCATCTCGCACTCCAAGCTGCCGCTGTATCTGTTGCCGGTGTTTCCCGCCGTGGCGCTGCTGGTCGGCGATGCCATCGCGCGTCTGCGCGCGCGTGCGCTGGGCATCGGTCTGCTCATCGCCGCGGCGCTGCTGCTGGTCGCCGTGCCGCTGGCGCTGCTGCGGCCGGTGCCGGGTGACCTGATCGCGCTGGGCGCCGCGTTCCACGGCTATATGCGGCATCTGGCCGTGGCCATGGTGCTGGCGTGCGCATTGCTGGGGCTGGCGGCGTGGCTGGCCTGGCGTGGACGCAAGCTGGCCGGTGTCGGCGTGGCCGCGTTCGCCGGGCTGGGCTTGATGCAGGCGGCGCTGATCGGCTTCCAGGCGCTGGCGCCGGCGTATTCGGCGGCGCCGCTGGCGCAGGCCATGCGGCCCTGGCTGCAGCCGCATGCACCGGTGTACATGGTCGATACGCTGCAGCGCGGCCTGCCATTTTATCTGCGTCGCCAGGTCACTCTGGTGGGCGCGGCGCCCTACGACTTGCTCGACGGTCTGCGCTGGCAGCCGCAGTTGCTGTGGCCGCTGCCCGCGTTCGAGCAGGCCTGGCGTGTGCAGCCGGATGCGCTGGCGGTGATCGCGCCGCAGCGTTTCGCCGCGCTGCTGCTGCACGGCCTGCCGATGCGCGTGATCGCCACCTCGCCGAAGTGGGTGCTGGTGCGCAAACCGCCTGCGGCAGTGGATGCGCCCGGCGCGGGCGCCATGGATAATCGCGCGCCGACTTCCACCACAACCATCCCATGCCCGCACGCTTCCAGGTCCGCCGTTCCGCCATCCACGGCAACGGCGTGTTTGCCCGCCGCGCGCTTGCCGGCGGCAGCCGCGTCCTCGAATACAAGGGCCGGCTGATCACCCACGCCGAAGCCAATGCGCTGTATGAAGGCAGCATCGAGCAGGGCCATACCTTCCTGTTCGATCTCAACGAGCACTACATCATCGACGGCAACCAGGGCGGCAACAGCGCGCGCTGGATCAACCACAGCTGCGCGCCCAACTGTCGCGCCGAGGTGCATGTGGATCAGGACGGCGATGCGCTGCGTGACCGCGTGATCATCGAAGCCCTGCGCGACATCGCGCCCGGCGAGGAGCTCACCTACAACTACGGCATCGTGCTGGACGTGCCGCATACGCCGCGCCTGAAGCGCCTGTGGGCTTGCCGCTGCGGTGCGGCGCAATGCACGGGGACCCTGCTGCAACCCAGGCGGCGCGTGCGGCGTGTGTGAAAGTCAGCATGCATGGACGCGCGCAGGCGCGACGCGACCCGCCCATGCCGTGATGAGCATGCAGCAGCGCCTGATGCAACCGGGCCAGCGGCTCGCGGCGGCGGATTGCGTCGCGCACCTGCTGCCAGGCAGTTCGTGCAGCTGAGCAAACGCGTGCACTGAGTGTTGCGCAGGGCGTCATGCCGGCGCGCGTGACCTGCGCCATGCTTGCGCCTTGTCCGCGTGGAGCCGCGTCATGCAGGAGTTCGCCGACTACGCGCAATACGACGCGCTGGGTCTCGCCGCGCTGCTGGCGCGCGGCGAGGTCAGCGCCGCCGAAGTGCTGCACACCGCGCAATGTCGCGCGGATCGCGCGCAGCCGCGACTCAACGCGCTGGTGCGGCGCATGGACGCCGCGGCCGACGCGACACTGCGCGCGGGCCTGCCCGCAGGCGTGTTCAGCGGCGTGCCGTACCTGCTCAAGGATTTGATGCAGGCCTACGCCGGGGTGCCGATGAGCATGGGCAGCGCGGCGCTGCGCGACTACGTGCCCGCCGAGGATGACGTGCTGGTGCAACGGCTGAAGCGCGCCGGACTGGTGATTTTCGGCAAGACCAACGTGCCCGAGTGGGGCCTGGTGGCCTATACCGAGCCGAAGGCGTTCGGCGCCACGCGCAACCCATGGGACCTCACGCGCACGCCCGGCGGTTCCAGCGGCGGCAGCGCCGCGGCGGTGGCCGCGCGCATCGTGCCGGCCGCCGGCGCCAACGATGGCGGCGGCTCGATCCGCATTCCCGCGGCGTACTGCGGCCTGTTCGGGCTCAAGCCCAGCCGCGGCCGCGTCAGCCCCGGCCCCGAGGACGGCGAGGTGTGGATGGGCGCGGCCTGCGAACACGCGCTCACGCGCAGCGTGCGCGACAGCGCCGCGTTGCTGGATGCCGTGGCGGGTGCGGCACCGGGGGATCCATTCGAGATCGCACCCGCCGGAAGTTTTCTCACCGCCACGCAGGCACCGCCGCCGCGCTTGCGCATCGCCTTCAGCGTGGATTCGCCGCTGCGCACGTCGGTCGCGCGCGACTGCGTGGATGCAGTGCACGCGACCGCGCGCCTGCTCGAATCGCTGGGCCACCACGTCGAGGAGGCCGCGCCGCGCATCGATGGCATGGCCTTGATGCACGCCTATCTGATGCTGTATTTCGGCGAGGTCGCGGCGCAGGCGCGCGAGTTGCGCGCGCTGGTTGCGCACGCACGCGTCGTGCAACTGGAGCCGGCCACGCGCGCGCTGGCGGCGATCGGCGAGGCGATCAGCGCCGGCGAGTACATGCGCAGCCAGCATCGCTGGAATGATTTCGGACGCGCGCTGGGCACACACTTCGCGCAGTACGACCTGTACCTGACCCCGACCACCGCCGATCTGCCGCCGCGCATCGGTGAACTCGCGCCGACGCCGTTGCAGGAACATCTGCTGGCACTGGCCGCACGCCTGCGCGCGGGCGGGTTGCTGCGCCGCCTGGGCATCGTCGAGCAGGTGGCAATGCGCAATCTGGCGCGCACCCCGTTCACGCAGCTGGCCAATCTCACCGGCGTGCCGGCGATGAGCGTGCCGTTGCACTGGAGCGATGCCGGCCTGCCGGTCGGCGTGCAGTTCATGGGCCGATTCGGCAGCGAGACGCTGTTGTTCGCGCTGGCCGCCGAGCTGGAACGCGCGCAGCCCTGGGCGGAACGGGCGCCAGCGGAGTGAATGCGGCACAGACGACAAAACCTGCGCGGCCGCAGGCATCCTGGCGGCTTCCCGGCATCCGGTGCTCCGCTAAACTGGCGTGATGCGTCCGACCCCAGGTTTTTCGTGAGTCCCGACTGGCAGGCCGCGCGCCGCGCCGTGGCCAGGCGCCTGCTGCGCCGCTCCGCGCAGGCCGGGGGTGCTACGCCGATCGATGCGGCGTCGATCACGCGCGTGCTGGTGGCGCGGCCCAATCACCGCCTGGGCAACGTGTTGCTGCTGACGCCCTTGCTGCAGGAACTGGAGCGCGTGTTGCCGCAGGCACGCGTGGACGTGCTGGCTGGACCGCCGTTCGCGGCGTGCCTGCTGCAGGGCTACGCCGCGGTGGATCGCGTGGACACGCTCGGTGCGCGCCCGCTGCACGAGCCGCGTGTGCTGTGGTCGCTGTGGCGCGCTCTGCCGGGGCGCGGTTATACGCTGGCGCTGGACGCGGCCGAACGCTCGCAGTCGGCGCGCTGGGCGGTGACGCGCAGCGCGGCGCGCTGGCGCGTAGGCATGGTCGATGGCGATGCCGCGGGCCTGACCCAGGCCGTGCCCCACGCGGACTGTGGCGTGCACCAGGCGCAGATGCCGGTGCGCATGCTGCGCGTGGCGCTGGGGCTCGATCCCGACGCGCCGCTGCCACCGCTGGCGTTGCGCCTGCGCGCCGATGAGAGCACCGCCGCCGAGGCACGCCTGCGCGCCTTGCTGGGCGCGGCCGATGTCGCCGCGCCGCGTGTCGGAGTGTTCGCCGAGGCCACCGGCGCCAAGCGTTACGACGACGGGTATTGGCAGGCGCTGGTCGCGGCGCTGCGCGCGCGCATGCCGCGCATGCGTCTGGCTGAGATCGTGCCGGCGCATGGCCGTCCCATGCTGCCGCAACTGCCCGGCCTGCACACCGCGCCGCTGCGCGCGGCGGCGGCGCTGTGCGCCAGCTTCGATCTGGTGATCGCGGCCGACTCGGGGCTGATGCATCTGGCGGCGGCTTCCGGCGTGCCGCTGCTGGGCTTGTTCAAGGCGACCGATCCCGCGCGATACGGGCCCTACGGCGCACGCCAGCGCGCACTCGTCACGCCGCATCTCGGGGCGGCGGACATCGCGCGCGCGGCATCCGACTTGCTGCCGCGGGCGTGACGCGTGGGCGACACGGCGGTTGCGCGATGCGGATCAGCTCGGATGCGCGCCCGCGCCGACTCCCGGCGTGCGCTGTCGCTCCAGCTCAACCGCAGCCGGCGAAACCGTCGCTGGCCATCTTGGCTTCGTACGGTGCGGCGACTTGCGCGCCCGGCGTCAGCGCGGCCTTGGCGGTGGCCCATGCGGCTGGCTTCACGCGCAGCAGCCAGCCGTTTTTGTACGGATCGGTGTTGGCCATTTTCGGGTCGGCGATCAGCGCGTCGTTGACCGCGGTGACCTCGGCGTCGAAGGCGATCTTGGCCGGGCCCACCCACTTGCCCGATTCGATGGTGGCGCAGGACTTGCCGGCCTGCACTTCCTTGCCGGCTTTCTTGGGCGTCACCGCCACCAGTTGTCCGGCCATGGCCACGGCCACCTGGGTCATGCCGGCGACCACGCTGCCGTCGGCTTCCTCGCGGTACCACATGTTGTTGGCAACGTCGTAAAACAAATCGTCTGGGAACGAACAACCGCGCACGGTCGACATGGTCAATCTCCTCGTTGGCAGCAGTGGAATGGATCGGCGCGCGAGCCGGGATCGGGTCACGACCCGCGCGCACCGAAACATTGTGGACATACAAGCGGCAGCTAAACAAGTTCGGGTGTCACGCCCGGCGCGACCCGTGCGTGTTGCGGAGCAATAATGCCTACCAGGTCAGCAGACGTCCGGCCGCGGCCAGCGATGGCAGGGCCGCGCTGGGCGTCATCATCGGCACCGGGTAGCCCAGGTCTGCGACGGTCATGCCGAAGAGTTCCAGCGACTGCAGGCAGCCGATGATTTGTACGCCGTTGTCGGTGGCCAGCTTGATGAATCCGGCCACGTTCTTGCCGCCGGGCATGGGAACAATGGATTCGGCCTTGCCCTTGGCCAGCAGTTCGGTGGCCGGGCCGGTGAAATACATCACCACGTTCTGCTCGGCGGCCGCGGCGGTGGCGGCCAGAAAAAACGCCGACGGCAGGCGTTTGGGATTTTCCGCGCCGGTGATCAGGATGATGACCAGATCGGCGGCCGGAGGAGTGGTGGTTTTTGCATCGGACATGATGATCTCCACGACAGGCGCGTTGCGCGCGACACCGGATATGCTGGCGTGCGCCGGCTTCGCCGGTTTTGATCCAGATCAAGTTTGCTGCGCATGACCGCCGAGCAGGATGGGCTCGCCCGCGCCGGGCATTTGCCAAGCGTATCCTGCGCGATCGAGCAGCGCGCCGAAGGCCTGCATGCCGCGCGCGTAATCTCCGTGCACCAGCAGCACGCGCTGCGGCTGTCCGCAGCGCCGCAGCCAGGCCAGCAATTCGCTTTGTCCGGCGTGCGCCGAAAAGCCATTGATGGTGTGGATGCGCGCGCGCACCGCGATGTCGTCGCCGAACAGGCGCACGCTGCGCGCGCCATCGATGATCTCTCGCGCCGGCGTGCCATTGGCGGCGTAGCCGACGAACACGATGCTGTTGTCCGCCTGTCCCAGATTGTGGCGCAGGTGATGGCGCACGCGTCCGCCGCTGGCCATGCCCGAGCCGGCCATGATCACCGCGCCGCCGCGGATCCGGTTGATGGCCATCGAGTCGGCAGTCTCGCGCGTCATGCGCAGACCTGGCAGCTGCATCGGATCGTGTTGCGTCAGCTCTTCGACGAAGCTCGCGCGCAGCGCGTCGCGGTGCGCGAGGAAGATCTCGGTGGCCGAGATCGCCATCGGCGAATCGAGGAACACCGGCAGCGGTTGCGGCAGCGCGCCGGCGCGGATGCCGCTGTACAGCGCGTAGAGGATTTCCTGCGCACGCTCCAGGGCGAAGGTCGGGATGATCACATTGCCGCCGCGCTGCAGGGTGACGGCAACGGCTTGCACCAGCTCGTCCACCGATGCTTGCCACGGACGGTGATCGCGGTCGCCGTAGGTCGTTTCCATGACCACGATGTCGGGCGCGGCAGGCGGTGGCGCAGGATCGTCCAGCAGGGGCCGCCCGGGATTGCCGATATCGCCGGAGAACAGCACGCGCAGGCGCTCGTCGCCATCCTCGATCTCGAGCAGCACCGAAGCCGAGCCGAGGATATGCCCGGCGTTGACGAAGGTGGCGTGGATGCCGCCGGCCACCTCGCGGCGCTCGCCGTAGCGCAGCGGCGCGGCGAACGCGTCGATGCAGCGCAGCGCGTCATTGATGCCATACAGCGGCAACGACACGGTTGCGCTGGCGCGGCTGGCGCGGCGTGCGGCGCGGCGCGCCTGCTCTTCCTGCAGGCCGGCGGCATCGAGTAGCACCAGGCGCGCCAGTTCGCGGGTCGCGTCCGTGCCGTAAATCGCGCCGCGAAAGCCGCGTTGGTGCAGCAGCGGCAGGCGTCCGCAGTGATCCAGATGCGCGTGCGTCAACAACACCGCGTCGATGTACGCCGCATCGAATGCGAAGGCGCCGCTATTGTCTTCCTCCAGTTCGCGGCCGCCCTGGAACAGCCCGCAGTCAACCAGCACGCGCGCGCGTGCGGTCTCGATCAGGTGACAGGAGCCGGTGACCTGCTTGGCGGCGCCGTGACTGGAAAAGCGGATCACGGCGTCGCCAGCATGGTGACGATGCCGTCGGCCAGCAAGCCGGTCAGGTCGATCGGCGTGGCGGCGTGTGCGACGCTGTTGCTGCACATGACGCGTGCCGCGCCGGCGGCGAGGATGGCCGGCAGCGCGTCGCCCGCGCACAGGCCGTGCACGGCCACGCACACCGGCGGCGGCGTGTGCTGCGTGCGCAGGTGTTCGAGCGCGGCGATCAGGGTGCGGCCGGAGCTGATCACATCGTCGATCAGCACCGGCGTGTGCCCTGGCCAGCGCGTCAGGTCGGGCACGCTGATGCGCACCGCGCTGTCGCCCAGCCGGGTCTTGTCCAGTATGACCAGGGGCGCGCCCACGCGGCGCGCGACGTCCTCGGCCCATTGCATGCTTTCGCGATCGGGGCCGAGGATCAGCGGCCGGCTGACGTTGCGCGTGATCCAATCGGCCAGCAGCGGCGCGGCATGCAGGGCGTGCGCGCGCAGCGTGTAGATCTCGCCCAGGTCATGGATGCGGTGCAGATGCGGGTCCACCGTCAGCAGCCAGTCGCAGTGCGCCGACAGCAGGGCCGCATAGACGCGCGCCGAGATCGCCTGACCGGGCGCGAAGCGCGCGTCCTGGCGCATGTAGGCCAGGTACGGCGCCACCAGGCCGATGCGTCGCGTGCCCAGTTCGCGCAGCGTCGCCGCGGCCATCAGCAGCGGCACGGTCTTGGCATCGGGATGATCCAACGTGCAGACCAGCACCGATTCGGCCTCGGGCGCAGGTGGATCGAGGCGCAGCAGCGCTTCACCGTCGGGGAAACGGTGCACCTCGCATGTGGCTACGCGCGCGTCATGTCCGCGCGCGCGAAGCGTTTGCGTGATGCGCGCGGCGGTGGCTTCGTTGCCGGGCAGGGGGTACAGGTTGATCAGGGTCATTGCATCAAGCCTCCACGTGCACGATGTCGGGGTGCCGCTGCACGTAATCCAGCGCATAAGCGAGCTCGCCGCGCGACTCGGCGTGCAGCACGAACAGCGGCTGTTCGCGCGCGATGCGCTCGCCGACGTGCACGCCCAGCCAGAGTCCGGCACAGGGTGCTTGCGGCGCGCCGGCCAGCTTGGCCGCGCGTGCCAGCAGGCGGTTGTCGATGCGCGTCACGCGCCCGTCGCGCAGGGCAGTCAGTGGATGCCGGAACGCCGCGACGCCGGGCTCACGCAGGCCGCCCTGGGCCAGGCAAATGGCCTCGAACTTGCGCCACGCGCGGCCCTCGTCGAGGCAATTGCGCGCCAGCGCATGCGCGGCCTCGCCCTGCGCCAGATCGCCCAGTTCGAGTACCGCCGCGGCCACCTGCAGGGCGCGCTGACGCAGGTCGTCAGGCGCATTGGCGGCGTTGCGCAGCACTGCCAGCACATCGTGCGCCTCCAGCGCCGGGCCGATGCCGCGCCCCACCGGCTGGCTGCCGTCGGTGATCAGACCCTGCACATGCAGACCGACGGCGCGCGCGGTATGGCTGAGCGCGTGCAGCAATGCTTGTGCTTCGGCCTGGCTGCGCACCTTGGCGCTGGGTCCGACCGGGATGTCGATCAGCACGTGCGTCGATCCGGCGGCCACTTTTTTCGACAGCACCGAGGCGACCAGCTGACCCTGACCATCCAGATCGAGCGTGCGTTCGACGCGGATCAGCAAATCATCGGCCGGGCTCAAGTTCATGGCGCCACCCCAGACCATGCAGCCGCCTTCGGACGCGACCACGCGGCGCATGTCCTGCAGACTCAAATCAACGCGCGTGAAGGTTTCCACGGTGTCGGCGGTACCGGCCGGCGAGGTGATCGCGCGCGAGCTGGTCTTGGGCATGAGCAAGCCAAGGCTGGCGGCGATGGCCACCACGATGGGCGTGGTGCGGTTGCCGGGCAGGCCACCGATGCAGTGCTTGTCCACCACGCGCGGATGCGGCCAGTCCAGGCGGCTGCCGGCGTGCACCATGGCGCGGGTCAGGCCGACGACCTCGGCGGCGCGCAGGCGCCGATTGGCGCAGGCCACCAGAAACGCCGCGATCTCCACATTGGACAGGCGCCCGGCCACGATCTCGCCGATGATGGCGTCGAACTGGTTTTCGTTGAGTGCCGCGCCGAAAATCTTGGCGCGTACGTAGCTCATGCTGTCGCTGGGCGGCGCGTTGCGCAGGCGCAGGCGTTCGCCCGCGGCCGGCGCCAGGCGCCGCCACGCCGATTCCGACAGACCCGCCTCATCGGGCGCGAGCAGATCGCCCGTGGTCAGGATGTTGAGCGTGGCGACGATGCTGCGCTGCGCGCCCTGCACCTCGACGCGCGCATGCGCCTCGAAGCCCTCGGCGCGGCATACCGGCGAGTCGGCGCGCAGCACCACCACCGGCTCGTGGTGCGTGTCGATGCCGAGGCGCCGCGCGCGCAGCGGAACCAGGTCGGCAGCGACCGGTTCGGCTGGCGATGACGGGCAGGTGGGCGTGGCCATGACGCGACGAGGCACCGGATGCGGCGGCAGCCCCGATTGTGCGCGTGTGCCGCGTCCGCGTCTTGACCTGCGTCAAGCGCGCCACACGTCCGCGCTCATTGAAACAGCAATTTGTCCACTGTGCCTTCGTCGACGGGCTCGTTGAACAGGCGCCGCACCAGCAGATCGCTGCCCAGCACCTGCGGCGCGAACAGCACATCCGGCTGCACGCGGCGAATCTTGTTCAGATGCTGCGCATCATTGACCGCGGCGATGGTGCGCACGCCCGGCGCCAGCTCCTTGACCGCCAGCACCACGAAGGCGTTCTCGGCGTCGTCCTCGCGCAGGGCGAACACCGCCTTGGCCTGCGCCACGCCGGCCTCGCGCAGCACGCTGTCGCGGGTCGGATCGCCCTCGACGCGATCGGCATCCTCGGGGTAGGGCAGCGGGCGCCCGGGCGCGACGATCACCGTGACCGGCACGTTGCGCAGGCGCAACTGCTGCCACAGCGTCAAGGCCAGACTGGACATGCCGATGATGACGTAATGGTTCTGCCGTTGACTTTTTTGCATGCGGCCCTCCAGCACGCGCTTGATGCTGCCACCAACCAGCGGTCCGATCACCACCGACAGCGTGGTGGCAAACACGGTGATGCCCAGCACGATCAGCGAGACCGTGAACATGCGTGCTTCGACGCTATGCGGAACGATGTCGCCGTAACCCACCGTGGACATGGTGACGATGGAAAAATAGAACGCGCCCGACAGATCGCGGATCGGCGGGTCGAAGCCGGCGCCGAACCACAAGCTGCCAAGCACGCCGTAGGCGAGCAGGCCGCCGACACTGAGCAGCGCGAAGATCGAACTGGCGGCCAGGCTGCTGCGACGGAAGTGGCGCGCGTAGAACAGCAACAGCAGGATCAGCGCCGCGCCGCCGACAAACACCGGGCTGGCGCTGTGCGTTCGCCCCAGCGCCAGCCCGGCGGAGAACAGCGCCAGCAGCAGGCTGATCACCCAGGCCACGCGCGCGCGCGCGAGCAGCGCGAACGCCATCAGGATCAAGCCCAGGCCCAGCAGCATGCGCGGCAGCGCGAGCAGGGTGGCGATCTGCAGCAGCGCCGGGGCGCCGTATTGTTCGAAGCGTTGCCACGCGCCCAGCAGCGGTGCGATCTGCGCGCGCAATTGCAGCGCTCCGATGACGGCAGCCAGCAGCGCCGCCAGGGCCTGCGGGCCGTACTCCTGCCAGCGCGCGCGCAAGCCGCGCAGCGGCGTGGCCAGTTGCGCCTGCAGCTTGCGCCAGTCACGTGCCGCGCCATGCCGCCGCGATGCGGGGGGTGGCGATGCGGATGGCTCGGGTGTGGAGGCTTCGCTCATGGCTTCAGCTTGCCGCAGGCAGCACCTTGCCTGGATTCATCAAGCCCTGCGGATCGAGCGCGCGCTTGACCGCGCGCATCATCTGCAGCGCGACCGGGTCTTTGTAGTGGATCAGCTCGGCGGTTTTCAGCAGGCCGACGCCGTGCTCGGCCGAGAAGCTGCCGCCGACGCGAACCGCCGCATCGTGCAGCAGCGCGTTGCAGGCGTGTTCGTGCTGCGCGCGAAACGCATCCGCATCGGCCTGCACGGGCGCCTGGATGTTGTAGTGCAGATTGCCATCGCCCAGATGCCCGAAGATCACCAGCCGCGCCTGCGGCATCATCTGCGTCAGGCGCGTCGCGGTGTCGGCCACGAATGTGGCCATGTGCGATACCGGCACCGCGATGTCGTGCTTGATGTTGAGTCCCTCGCTGGCCTGCGCCAGCGGGATGTGTTCGCGGATGGCCCACATCGCCTCGGCCTGTGCCAGCGATGCCGCCACGGCGCAATCGAGCGCGGCGCCGGCTTCCAGCGCCGCGCCCAGCACGGTTTCCAGCCGCGCCTGCGCGTGCGCGTCGTCCTCGCTGTCGGACAGCTCGAGCAGCACGAACCAGGGCGCGGCGTCGATCGGCAGTGGCGCGTGCAGCGCCGGGAAGTGCCGTGCCACCAGCCGCAGGCATGCGCTGCTGATCAGCTCGAAGCCGGTGAGGTCGGCGTCCAGCGCGTCGCGCGCGCGATTCAGCAGCGCCACGGCGGCGGCGACGTCGGCCAGCGCCACCCAGGCGGTGCGTCGCGCCGCGGGCTGCGGATAAAGCATCAGGCTGGCGGCGGTGATGATGCCCAGCGTGCCCTCGGCGCCGATCAGCAGATCGCGCAGGTCATAGCCGGTGTTGTCCTTGCGCAGCGTGGACAGCCCGCGCCAGATCTCGCCCTGCGCTGTCACCGCCTCCAACCCCAGACACAGCGCGCGCGCGCTGCCATAACGCAGCACCGCGGTGCCGCCGGCGTTGGTGGACAGCACGCCGCCGATGGTCGCACTGCCCTCGGCGGCCAGACTCAGCGGTAACAGCAAGCCGGCTGCGCGTGCAGCGCGCTGCGCCTCGGCCAGCACGCAGCCGGCCTCGGCCACCAGCACGCGGTCGGCCACGTCGATGCTGCGCACGCGGCGCATGCGCTTGAGCGCGAGAACAATCTGCGTGCCGCTGGCATCCGGCGTGGCGCCGCCGACCAGCCCGGTGTTGCCACCCTGCGGCACGATGGCCACGCCGGCGTCGCGGCACAGGCGCACCACCGCGGCCACCTGTTCGGTTGTGCCCGGCAGCGCCACCGCCCGCGGCACGCCGCGATAGCGCTTGCGCCAATCCTCGGCGTAGCCGGCCATGTCCGCTGGCGCGGCAAGCACGTAGTCGGCGCCCAGCGCCGCACGCAGTGCTGGCAATAGATCAGTCGTGGTCATGTTGCCTTCCGGTCCAACGCGTTCCTGGCTGATTGCAGCGCGGCGGCGGACGCGGGCGCCGCGTCACTGCGCGCACGACGGCAAATGCGGGTTCGTGCCCGCCGCGTCGGCGATACTACCGCGATGGATGCATCCGACGACCTTCTGGCCGATAACCCCCTGGGCGCCGGCGGCGCGCTGGCACAGCACATCGACGGCTTCGTGGCGCGGCCCGCGCAGCAGGCCATGGCTGCAGCGGTAGCCGCGGCACTGGCCGCGCGTGGCGAGTTGCTGGTCGAGGCCGGCACCGGCACCGGCAAGACCTACGCGTATCTGGTGCCGGCGCTGCGCAGCGAAGGTCGCGTGATCATCTCCACCGGCACCAAGGCGCTGCAGGATCAGTTGTTCAAGCGTGATCTGCCGCGCGTGGCGCGGGCGCTGGGGCTGACGCCGCACGCCGCCCTGCTCAAGGGTCGCGCCAATTACCTGTGTCTGCACCGACTGCAGTTGGCGCTGGGCGATGGCCGCGGCGGTGCGCAGGAAACCCACCAGCTCGCGCTGGTGCGGCAATGGTCCGCGGCCACGCGCAGCGGTGATCGCGCCGAACTCGCGGCTGTGCCCGAGGACGCACCGATATGGCCGCGCGTCACTTCCACCACCGAGAACTGCCTGGGCGGCACCTGTCCGCAGTTCGAGGAGTGCTGGCTGGTGAAGGCGCGGCGCGCGGCGCAGGAGGCGCAGATCGTGGTGGTCAACCATCACCTGCTGCTGGCCGATCTGGCGCTGAAGCAGGATGGCTTCGGTGAGATCCTGCCCGGCGCCGCTGCGTTCGTGATGGACGAGGCGCACCAGTTGCCGGAACTGGCCGGACAGTTCTTCACCGAAACGCTCAGTCACCGGCAACTGTCCGATCTGGCGCAGGACTCGCTGGCCGAATGCAGCGGCGTCAGCGGCGCGCTGGCCGCGCTCAGCCCGGTGGTGGATGCCCTGCAGCAGGCGCTGCGCGAGACGCGCCTGGCGCTGGAATCTCTGCCCGAACGCGGTGCTCTGGATGCGCTGGAGGATCCACCGGCGCTGGCGCACGCACTGGAGTCGCTGGCACTGGCGTTGCGCGAGTTCAGCGCCGCGCTGGAAACCCAGGCACCGCGCGCCAAGGGCCTGGCTGCGGTGTACGAACGCACGCAGCGCGCTGGCGAACTTCTGGCACGGCTGCGCGCGCTGGAGTCGCTCGGTGACAGCGTGCGCTGGTATGAGCGCCACGCGCGCGGCTACGCCCTGCATGCCACGCCGCTGGATGTGGCCAAGCCACTGCAGGCGTTACGCGCGCGCATGCCGGCGGCGTGGGTGTATACCTCGGCCACGCTCACCGTGGCCGGGCGCTTCGAGCACCTGATCCAGCGCCTGGGGCTCACGGCGCCGCGCACGCTGCTGCTGCAAAGCCCGTTCGACTACGCGCGCCAGGCGCTGTGCTATCTACCGCCGCGGTTGCCCGAGCCGC
Proteins encoded in this window:
- a CDS encoding glycosyltransferase family 39 protein, which gives rise to MTASTRRRALWLLLLALWLGLWFAGSQYRSLLEPDEGRYAEVPREMVASGNWVTPRYDGVLFLDKPALQYWGTALAYEAFGASNWSARLWGLLTGLLGMLAVGWAGARAFGRVAGWSAAAVLGSSLLWVIGSHLNTLDMGVAALLGTSLCTFILAQLPDASARARRGWMLLTWAAMAAAFLSKGLIGIVFPGGALFFYMLWTGQWHLLKRMQWLLGLPLFLLLALPWYIALQLRHEQFLHYFFIGQQFTRYLSDRFDRSHPFWFFLPVGVIGMFPWLALLPAALRLPPRQDGFDVRKLLWIWTLMIFVFFSISHSKLPLYLLPVFPAVALLVGDAIARLRARALGIGLLIAAALLLVAVPLALLRPVPGDLIALGAAFHGYMRHLAVAMVLACALLGLAAWLAWRGRKLAGVGVAAFAGLGLMQAALIGFQALAPAYSAAPLAQAMRPWLQPHAPVYMVDTLQRGLPFYLRRQVTLVGAAPYDLLDGLRWQPQLLWPLPAFEQAWRVQPDALAVIAPQRFAALLLHGLPMRVIATSPKWVLVRKPPAAVDAPGAGAMDNRAPTSTTTIPCPHASRSAVPPSTATACLPAARLPAAAASSNTRAG
- a CDS encoding SET domain-containing protein; translation: MPARFQVRRSAIHGNGVFARRALAGGSRVLEYKGRLITHAEANALYEGSIEQGHTFLFDLNEHYIIDGNQGGNSARWINHSCAPNCRAEVHVDQDGDALRDRVIIEALRDIAPGEELTYNYGIVLDVPHTPRLKRLWACRCGAAQCTGTLLQPRRRVRRV
- a CDS encoding amidase, producing MQEFADYAQYDALGLAALLARGEVSAAEVLHTAQCRADRAQPRLNALVRRMDAAADATLRAGLPAGVFSGVPYLLKDLMQAYAGVPMSMGSAALRDYVPAEDDVLVQRLKRAGLVIFGKTNVPEWGLVAYTEPKAFGATRNPWDLTRTPGGSSGGSAAAVAARIVPAAGANDGGGSIRIPAAYCGLFGLKPSRGRVSPGPEDGEVWMGAACEHALTRSVRDSAALLDAVAGAAPGDPFEIAPAGSFLTATQAPPPRLRIAFSVDSPLRTSVARDCVDAVHATARLLESLGHHVEEAAPRIDGMALMHAYLMLYFGEVAAQARELRALVAHARVVQLEPATRALAAIGEAISAGEYMRSQHRWNDFGRALGTHFAQYDLYLTPTTADLPPRIGELAPTPLQEHLLALAARLRAGGLLRRLGIVEQVAMRNLARTPFTQLANLTGVPAMSVPLHWSDAGLPVGVQFMGRFGSETLLFALAAELERAQPWAERAPAE
- a CDS encoding glycosyltransferase family 9 protein; this encodes MSPDWQAARRAVARRLLRRSAQAGGATPIDAASITRVLVARPNHRLGNVLLLTPLLQELERVLPQARVDVLAGPPFAACLLQGYAAVDRVDTLGARPLHEPRVLWSLWRALPGRGYTLALDAAERSQSARWAVTRSAARWRVGMVDGDAAGLTQAVPHADCGVHQAQMPVRMLRVALGLDPDAPLPPLALRLRADESTAAEARLRALLGAADVAAPRVGVFAEATGAKRYDDGYWQALVAALRARMPRMRLAEIVPAHGRPMLPQLPGLHTAPLRAAAALCASFDLVIAADSGLMHLAAASGVPLLGLFKATDPARYGPYGARQRALVTPHLGAADIARAASDLLPRA
- a CDS encoding glycine cleavage system protein H produces the protein MSTVRGCSFPDDLFYDVANNMWYREEADGSVVAGMTQVAVAMAGQLVAVTPKKAGKEVQAGKSCATIESGKWVGPAKIAFDAEVTAVNDALIADPKMANTDPYKNGWLLRVKPAAWATAKAALTPGAQVAAPYEAKMASDGFAGCG
- a CDS encoding DsrE family protein, whose product is MSDAKTTTPPAADLVIILITGAENPKRLPSAFFLAATAAAAEQNVVMYFTGPATELLAKGKAESIVPMPGGKNVAGFIKLATDNGVQIIGCLQSLELFGMTVADLGYPVPMMTPSAALPSLAAAGRLLTW